CACCGTGAGGCTCCACAGGGGCGCAGAGTATCAGAGTGTCCGTAGACGGTCAGTCCGGGTCCTCAGTTTTCGGCGCCTCGATAGATGCTGTCCCGCCTGTCGAGTCGGAGTCCACGGTCTCACCCACCAGGAAGGGTTGCCATTTGTCGCTGTTTTCCCGCAGCCGGTGTATGGCGCCGCCCCGGGCATGGGTTGCGTCGAAATCCTGAGGTCGAATCGCCATTCGACGGCCTTCCAGGAGACTGGTGATTCCCTCCTGCCCTGCTTCTTCCCGGCGAGTGATCTCCTTCTCCAGGTGTTTGACCTCGCTGGGGTCGTAGTCCAGGGGTTCGGAATAGGTTGTGATGTAGCCCTCGTAGTTGCGCAGTACCACCTTGCCCGGGGCCTGGCTGACCACGTAGTTGGGCATGACGGGGATTTTGCCGCCGCCGCCAGGTGCATCGACCACGTAGGTCGGCACCGCGAAGCCGCTGGTGTGGCCACGCAGCCCCTCCATGATCTCAATTCCCTTGGCAACGGTCGTTCGAAAATGCCCCGCGCCTTCTACAAGATCAGCCTGGTAGAGATAGTAGGGTCGAACCCGCATTTTGACTAGCTCGTGCACCAGTTGTCGCTGGATGTGGACCGAATCATTGATCCCTGCCAGCAGCACGCTTTGATTACCCAGCGGAATGCCGGCATCCGCCATCCGCTGGCAGGCCTGGCGCAACTCGGGGGTGATCTCTTTGGCATGGTTCACATGGATGTTGATCCATAGCGGGTGGTATTTGCGCACTATCCCGGTGAATTCGTCGGTGATTCGCTGGGGCAGGAAAACCGGCACGCGGCTGCCGATGCGCACGATTTCCACGTGGGGAATGGCGCGCAGGTCGGACAGGATGCGGTCCAGGAGTTTCGGGGGCATGGTCAGCGGGTCGCCGCCGCTCAACAACAC
The window above is part of the Chloroflexota bacterium genome. Proteins encoded here:
- the ablA gene encoding lysine 2,3-aminomutase, coding for MERWQAQARETRQRVWGDIPDEKWNNWRWQLSQRLNSLEELAQVLDLTEEEEEGLSSPDKFRVDVTPYFATLMDPHDPRCPVRRQVVPLGRELRAFTSMMEDSLAEDAHSPVPGLVHRYPDRVLMLVTTQCASYCRYCTRSRIVGDAAATFSRDEHQAQIDYIASTPQIRDVLLSGGDPLTMPPKLLDRILSDLRAIPHVEIVRIGSRVPVFLPQRITDEFTGIVRKYHPLWINIHVNHAKEITPELRQACQRMADAGIPLGNQSVLLAGINDSVHIQRQLVHELVKMRVRPYYLYQADLVEGAGHFRTTVAKGIEIMEGLRGHTSGFAVPTYVVDAPGGGGKIPVMPNYVVSQAPGKVVLRNYEGYITTYSEPLDYDPSEVKHLEKEITRREEAGQEGITSLLEGRRMAIRPQDFDATHARGGAIHRLRENSDKWQPFLVGETVDSDSTGGTASIEAPKTEDPD